In the bacterium genome, CGCGCCGCACGCTGCGGTGGCTGTGGTGCAACCATGGGTTCGGTCCGCCCTTGAACCCGGAGGCGCGGTGCCCCTCCAGGGATCCTTACAAGAACGGCCAGAGCGGGCTGAGGATCAGTTCGCCGACCCTGGCATACCACGGGCGACGCAACCAGCGCTCCAGCGTCAGCTCGAAGGCGTTGGTCAGGTCGATCGCGAAGATACGCTCCATCTCGGCTGCGAACCCGGCGTCGAGGATCTCTACATTGATCTCGTAGTTGCCGGCCAGGCTCAGGCGATCGAGGTTGGCGGTGCCGATGGTCGACCAGATGCCATCGACTGTAGCGGTCTTGGCGTGGATCATGGCGTTTTGGTAGCCGAAGATGCGCACGCCGTTGCGCAGGCAGTCCTCAAAATAGCCCCGCGCGAGCCAGTCGGCAGTCACATGATTCGATTCCCAGGGGATCAGCACGCGGACATCGACGCCACGTTGCGCGGCGGCGATCA is a window encoding:
- a CDS encoding phospholipase D-like domain-containing protein; its protein translation is WYAFDPRRYARDHRKLLVVDNTIAFVGGYNVGKLYATEWRDTHLRIRGPAALELAYTFADFWNAIRGHRPQITRIPPRSWPGAIRVQRNDPARLVFPIRAMYLDAIERARHHIYVTNAYFIPDRVILSALIAAAQRGVDVRVLIPWESNHVTADWLARGYFEDCLRNGVRIFGYQNAMIHAKTATVDGIWSTIGTANLDRLSLAGNYEINVEILDAGFAAEMERIFAIDLTNAFELTLERWLRRPWYARVGELILSPLWPFL